CTGAAGGTTCTATGGGATTGCCTAAAAATCCAATTGCGGATTATGAAGAAGCTCGTCAGTCTGTATTGGCACATCAAAATGAAATTAACGGAAATCAACCCGGAGATCCTGAAAAAGCGGTCGATGCTTTGATTCAGATTAGCAATGAAAAAAATCCGCCGCTTCATTTATTTTTAGGACAAGATGCCTACGATATGGCAAATAGTAAAATAGAAATTGTGAAAACAGATTTGGCAAACTGGAAAGATTTGACAACCTCTACTTCTTATTAATCACTATTAAACCTGACAGGTTTTTAATTCCGAGGCTTCGGGCAATGTCATTAAAGTTAAAAGGAATCTATAAAATCACTGAATTTTAATCAAGAAAATAATTAGAAAATCCGTTTTTATCAGCGTTTTCGCTTTAGCGAATCAGTAAAATCAGCGTCTAATTTTGACGCGGATAAAACAGATTTACTTCGTAAAAACGCGGATAAAAACGGATTTGATTTGTAATAATTTTATTTTTAAAAGCTTAATTTAATGACATTGGGCTTCGGGACTGCTGTTTACTACAGATTTCGTTTTCTTACAATTCTTCTCGAAGCTTGCATTCTACATTTGTCATGTTCAATCTTTAAAAATAGAAAACATGAAAAATTTAATTATTTATGCGCATCCAAATTCAGCAAGTTTAAATCATTTCTTCAAACAAACTGTTGTTGAAAGTTTAGAAAAAAAAGGAGAAGAAGTTATCGTTCGTGATTTGAATGAAATCAATTTTAATCCGGTTTTATCTCTGGAAGATATGCAGGGACAAAGAATGGGAAAAGTCGCAGACGAGATAAAAACAGAACAGGATTTTATTACTTGGGCAGATCAGGTTATTTTTATTTATCCGATTTGGTGGACGGGAATGCCGGCGATTATGAAAGGTTTTATTGATCGTGTTTTTAGTTATGGATTTGCTTATCGATACGATCAGGGCGTTCAAAAAGGATTGTTAACAGGAAAGAAAGCAATCATCATCAATTCGCATGGAAAAGCGAATGCAGAATATGAAGCAATGGGAATGGATAAAGCACTGGCATTAACGTCTGATACCGGAATCTTTACTTACTGCGGATTGGAAATTCAAAAGCATTTTTATTTTGATAAAGCAGACAGAGCTTCTGCAGAAAGTATTGAAGTTTGGGAAAACCAGATTAAAATGACTTTTAAATTCACAGGCGAAATTTTGAATTGATAGTAATTACGGTAGTTTTTCTGATGTTTTTGTGCTAAATTTGGTTTTATACTTTAATAAAAGCTTTAACCAATTCTAATTTCAATACTTATGAGAAAAATCTACTTTCTATGCTTCCTTTTTATGCTTAATAGTCTTTTTGCTCAAAAGAAAGATAAATTAAATCCAATTGCAGTTTATGAAAAAGTATGGCAGGAGCGCAATAGCGATGCCCGATTAAAATTAATAAAAACAATTTGGCTGGACGACAGTACTTTTGAGGATCCATCGGCATCTATCAAAGGTTCGGTTGCACTAAATAATGTTATAAATGAGTTTTACAAAAAATATCCGGATGCAGTATTAACTTCAGATAAAAAAGTTGTAAAAGACAATTATGTAAGTTGGGGCTGGAAGATTCTGGACTCAAAAAACAAACTTATAATGGGCGGTCGTGATTTTGCGAGATTAAACGGGAAAGGCCAAGTGAGTAAAATTATAAGTTTTTGGGATTCAGAAGTTACATTGACTGAGGCGGAAATTTTAAAAAATCTGGAAACAGATAATTTTAAAGTTGTAGCACAATATTTTGAAGGTCTTTTTAAAACCAGAAATCTAACTGCAATTTCTGCTTTAGTCGAAGAAGGTGCAGTTTACAGTCAAGCCGAAGGATTGCCTTATGGCGGAACTTATACAGGTTTTACTGAATGGACTAAAATGTATGCAAAATCAAGTGAGTTTTTTGATTTGGAAATAGAAAAAGAACCCGTTTATTTTAGTGATGCTACTAAAAATGAAGTAATTATTTATTTCACCATAAAATGCAAAGCAAAGAAATCCGGTAAATTCCTTTCAATGCCAATTTCGGAACATTTCGATTTAAAAAACGGAAAAATTACGGCAATCAGACCGTTTTATTTTGACACAAAACAATTTGCTGAATTCTTAAAAAGTAAAAAATAAAGTTTTAATCCAACCGATTTTGGATAATAGAATATAAAAAGAGAAAGGCTTATCAGATTTGATAAGCCTTTCTCTTTTTTGTTTAAAACTCAAACTCTAATTGATCTGGCAAAAGCCTGAAACTCATTCGGTGGTATTTTGTTGGACCATATTTTTTAATAGCTTCACGATGTTCTTTAGTGGGATAACCTTTGTTTTTTTTCCAGTTATACATCGGGAATTCTTCGTGGATTTGATCCATATATTCGTCACGATATGTCTTTGCGAGAACAGATGCAGCCGCAATACTCAAAAACTTGGCGTCACCTTTTATAATGCTTTGGTTAGGAATAGATTTCAATAGTTCTATTTCGGCTTTCGAAAATTGTTTACCTGTCGTATTCTTTAAACCCAATTTTGCGTTTAAAGAACGATTTCCATCGACAATAATATATTCAGGAACCTGATTTAATTTTAAAATGCATTCCTGCATTCCTTTCATCGAAGCATTTAGAATGTTTATTTCGTCAATTTCGGCAGGAAATAAATGTGTTACAGCAAAGGAAACGGCGTGTTCTTCAAGAATTGGTTTTAAAGATGCTCTTGTTTTCTCGGACAATTGCTTACTGTCATTTAAAATTTCATGCTCAAAATCTGCCGGTAGAATTATTGCGGCAGCAGTTACCGGTCCGGCCAAACAACCACGACCAGCTTCATCAGTTCCAGTTTCTAAAACAAATCCAGAGAAATTTTTTGCAAGCATTTTTCAAATTTTAAAAGGCAAATATTAGATTTTTTTTTCTAAAAAACAGAAATAGAAGTCAATCAAATAATGATAATGGGATGTATTTCTACTCTTTTAAAAAAAAATCATACTATTTTTTTAAACGTAAGTAAATTCTATAAACTTCAGACTTACTGTGTTTTAGAATTTGTTTTTGTAGACTATTGCCTATTTTTAATTCAAAAAGTAAGAAAAATTATAATATTTAACACCTGTATAATTGTTATTGTAAGAAATTAATTTCATTTTTGTTAACTAATTAACCAAAAAATAACTTAAGATGAGATTGAAATTTACATGTCTTTTAACATTCTTGGCCTTGATTATGATGCAATTTTCTTTTGCACAGGAAAGAATGATTTCTGGAATTGTTTCAGATAATAGTGGACCAATTCCAGGCGCGAACGTTACTGTAAAAGGCACAAAAAGTAGTGCTCAAACAGATTTAGATGGTAAATATGCCGTGAAAGCAAAAACGGGCGATATCTTAGTATTCTCTTATATGGGAATGCAGGATGCTGTTGTCACAATTGGCGCTTCATCTACAGTAAATACTAAGCTAAAAGAGGATGGAAAAGAATTGGATGAAGTTGTTGTTGTGGCTTATGGTAAAGCTAAAAAATCTTCATACACAGGTTCTGCTACTCAAATTAAATCTGAGCAACTTGAAAATAGACCTTTAACAAATGCGCTTTCAGTTTTAGAAGGAAGTACTTCAGGAGTTCAGGTTCAAAGTTCTGCAGGTCAGCCAGGATCAGCGCCAGAAGTAAGAATACGTGGATTTAGTTCTGTGAATGGTTCAAATACGCCATTATATGTTGTGGATGGAGTACCATTTGCAGGAGATATCAGTAATATAAATTCAAATGATATTGAGAGTTTGACAGTTTTAAAAGACGCTTCTTCGACATCACTTTATGGTTCAAAAGCGGCAAATGGCGTAATTATTATTACTACAAAAACAGGAAAATCGAACAAGGATAAATTTTCGTTGAATGTAAGTACGGGCATGACTTCAAGATCGATAAAAGATTATAAAAGGGTCGATGCGTATCAATACTATCCTTTAGAATGGGAAGCCATAAGAAATAGCCGACCTATGGCTACACAAGCACAAATTGATGCAGCTAATATTTATGCATCTGGCAGAGTGGGAACAGTATTGGTTACAAATCCGTTTAATGTTCCAATTGGTAGTGTTGTAGGTACTGACGGAAAATTAAATCCTAATGCACAATTATTGTATCCCCAAGATTTAGACTGGGAAAAACAATTAGAACGTGCCGGTGTTCGTCAGAATGTAGATTTTTCTTATCAGGGTAAATCAGAGAAATCTAATTATTTTGCTTCTTTAGGACATCTGAATGAAGAGGGATATATTCGAAATACTGGTTTTGAAAGAACAACAGGACGTTTGAATTTGAATACAAGTCTAAATAACTGGTTTAAAACCGGAGTAAACATTTCGGGGACTTTAACGAATTCTAAATTAGGAACAGATGGAGTAGCTAATACAAATTCTTTCAATAATCCCTTTAGAACGATAAGATATATGGGGCCAATTTACCCTGTTTTTGATCATACAGAAAATGGAGATTATGTGCTGGATGATAATGGTGAAAGGGTATATTCAACTCTTCGAGGTTCGGGAGCGTCTAATGGTCGAAATATAGTATATGAAACATTAAATAATACAGATGTTAAAAAGGGATTAGCTCTTTCAGGAAGAACTTTTTTTGAAATAAGTTTTTTAAAGGATTTCAAATTCACAACTAATGCTTCTATTGATAAGACTTATTCTAATAGAACTTATTCATACAATACTCTTATAGGCGATGGATCTCCTACAGGATTAATGAGTAAAGAGGATAGGATATTTACGGGGGTTACCTATAACCAATTATTAAATTATTCAAAAAAAATAGGGAATCATTCTGTTACTGCATTGCTAGGTCACGAAAGTTTTGATTATGAAAGAAATTGGACTGCAGGTGTAAAGACAGGACAGGTTGCGCCGGATAATATAGAATTTATCAATTATGCAACGGTTACTACTTTAGAATCTATCACAAGAAATTATTCAACTGAGTCTTATTTTTCAAGAGTTGGATATGATTATATGGATAAATATATTTTTTCGGCATCGTTACGCAGAGATTCATCGTCAAAATTTGCGAAAGATAACCAGTGGGGTAATTTTTGGTCTTTTAGTGGCGCTTGGATCGTTTCTAAAGAAAATTTTCTTAGTGATGTTTCATGGGTAAATGATTTGAAACTTAGGGCATCAATGGGGCAGGTTGGGAATGATTCGCATATAGCTTCAGATAGAGACGAGGATGGTACAATAACGAATGGTTTAAATTATTATATAGGTCAATCTACTTATAAATTAGGTAACGATAACGGTGGTGAAGGCGGTGTCATAATATATGGTTCAGCAGCGACAGATTTAAAATGGGAGGTTAACACTCAAAAAGATGTTGCAGTTGAGTTTGGCTTGTTTAAGAATAGACTTAAGGGAAGTATTGAGTATTATAATCGAAATACTGATGGACTTATTTTTGATGTGCCCAATGCATTATCCTCAGGTTTAGATTATAGAGTTGAAAATATTGGATCAATGGTAAATAAAGGTTTTGAGATTACTTTAGATGGTGTAATCCTTAAAACAAATGATTTTTCATGGAGTTTAAATGTAAATGCCTCAACGATTAGTAATAAAATTACAAAGTTGCCACAGAAAGAAATTATCGATGGGACTAAGAAATTAACAGTGGGCAGTTCGATTTACGATTATTGGTTAAGAGATTGGTATGGTGTAGATCCAGCTGATGGATATGCACTTTATGTCGCAGATCCAAATTTAATTGTTGCAGGAGATAGTACTCAAAGAGTTGTAAATGGAGTAAATGTAACAACAGATCAAAACAAAGCACTTTATCATTATGCAGGTTCTGCAATACCGGATTTATTTGGGTCTTTTGGAAATACATTTAAATATTAAAGGGCTTCAGTTAGATATTATGTTTTCTTATCAACTAGGTGGTAAAACGTATGACTCAAATTATGCTTCTTTAATGCATACGGGTAATAATTATGGATCTGCTTTAAGTACAGATATTCTTGACAGGTGGCAGAAACCTGGAGATATTACTGATGTACCTCGCTTAGATGTGACTAGAAATACGCAATCTTCTGCCGCTTCGGACAGATGGTTAATGAACTCTGATTATTTATCACTAAGACAAATTAATCTGTCTTATAAATTGCCTTCCGATTTAATATCCAAATTAGCTATTGACAATGCAACGTTGTATATGAACGGCGAAAATTTATTACTGTTTACTAAGCGTCAGGGAATGGATCCAACTCAAACTTTTAACGGAACAACTCAAAACAGGTATATTCCATCAAGAGTAATTACGTTAGGTTTTAATTTAAATTTTTAACAATATGAAATCAAATTATATAAAACAAGTATTACTTCTAATAGTAATTGTATTTCTGGGAGCTTGTTCAGAGGATTTTTCAGAAAAAAAGCCAACTGAGTTTGTAGATTACGATGGTGCAACAAGAACGACGGAAAATTTAATGACTCTTTTAAATGGTATTCATAGGTCTTTGTATATTACTTATGAAGATCAAAGTCAAGGAGGTCTTGGAGGTTTAATGCAGCAGACGGATATTGCTGGTGATGATGTGGTTTTTCCAATTACTAACGGTTGGTTCTTGCAAGTTTATAATTGGAGTGCATTAAGCAATGAAAATTCTCAGGATATTCGTTTTCCTTATCGAACTTATTACAGAATAATAAGAAATGCGAATACTATAATAAATGCAACAGATACTGCTATTGGATCTGGTAAGGATAAAAATATTGTAAAAGGACAAGCTTTATTATATCGCGCATTTTGCCATTTTCAATTGGTGCAATTGTATGGTAAAAGATATGTAAACGGCGAAACAAATTCGCAATTAGGGGTTCCGATTATTTTAACTGTTGGGAACGGTAATTTTCCACGTTCTACTGTTGAAGAAGTATATGCCCAAATTAATAAAGATTTAGATGAAGCTAATATTTTATTAGTAGGATATGTAAAATTAAATAACTCTCATTTAAACTTAAAAGTTGCTCAGGGATTAAAAGCACGTGTAGCTTTAACTCAGGGAGATTGGCAAATTGCTGCAGATTATGCTAATAAAGCAAGATCAGGAATGAGTTTAATGTCTATTGCAGATTATGGAACAGGTTTTAATGATTATAATAATAAAGAATGGATGTGGGGAAGTCATATTAACGAAGTGCAAACACAATATTTTGGGAATTTTGGAGCTTATATGTCCAGAAATTTTAATTCAACTGTCATACGTTCTTGCCCTAAAGCGATTAATAGTAAGTTGTATGCTATGATTCCGTCCACAGATGTACGCTCTACTATTTTTAGTGTAGACGGCCAACATCCTAATCTTTCGTTAGCAAGTAATTTTGCCAAGTTCCCATATACAAGTCAAAAGTTTTTATCTATAAGTACCGGTGATAGTAGATGTGATGTTCCATATATGCGTGCAGCAGAAATGTATTTGATAGAAGCCGAAGCAAAGGCAAGATTAGGACAAGCTGATGCAGCAACAATCCTTTTTGATTTTGAGAAAGCAAGAAATCCGGAATATGTTTTATCTACGAATACAGGACAAGCTTTAGTTGATGAAATTTTATTGCAAAGAAGGATAGAATTATGGGGAGAAGGATTTAGATTTTTTGACTTAAAGAGAACAAATTCTTCTTTAGACAGAACAGATTCGAATCATGATTCAGGAATTACAAATGGAGTTCTGATTGTTCCTTCGGGAGATAAAAGATGGCAATGGTTGATTCCTAAAGTAGAAATAAATGCAAATCCGCTAGTGGAACAAAACGAACTATAATTTTTTTCATTATTATTTAAAACTGCCCAAAATATTGGGCAGTTTTTTTATATTCTAATTTGAAATTTTCACAATACTAAAAGTATTTTTTTATACGTTTTTATCTTTTACCTTTGCTTGATAAATTTTGTCGAAATAATTACATATAAAGCCATCAAATGAGAATATTCATTTTTCTATATCTATTAGTTGTACCAACATTATTGTTTTCTCAAGAAAAAACCGTTCCTAAAAATGGTTTAGACATGAACACAAAATATTCAAGTATAACAGATACTGTAAAGAAGAAAAAATCATTAGTTGCAACTATTGATCAATACAAAATTATTACACTGGAACATGATACAACGTACGTAGACACCTCATTAACATTGAAAAGTGCCTATAGACAAAATCATCTTCGAAAAGATACTTTTGGACTATTACCTTTTTCGAATATCGGACAAACGTATAATACATTACAATATAATTTAACTAGTTTTTCGCCATATCCTGAAATTGGTTTCAAAGGGAAACACTTTAATTATATGGAAGCCAGCGATATCAAATATTATTCGGCTGCAACTCCATTAACTGAATTATTTTTTAATACAACAATAAATAAAGGACAAAACGTAGATTCATTTATTACATTAAATACGTCCAAAAATCTTAACTTTTCTATTGCCTATAAGGGTTTACGTTCAGAGGGAGATTATATAAACCAATTGGTAAGTGCCGGAAATTTTAGATTTACGACTAGTTATGCAACAACGAGCAGAAGATATGCTTTAAACGCTCACTTTGTTTCTCAGGATATTTCTAATGAAGAAAATGGCGGAATAACAACACCTACAGATTTTGAAAGTGATAATAAAGATTATAAAAATCGTCAGCGTTTACAGGTTTATCTAACAGATGCAAAGTCATTTCTAAAAGGAAGACGATTGTTTTTTGATCATGCTTTTAGAATAAATCCAACAAATGGGAGTAATAATTTATACGTAACACATCAATTTAATTACGAATATAAATTCTTCGAATACAATCAGCCAACGGTAATTTCGACAGTAGATAATGGACCGGTTGAACGTTTTGGAGAATCTTACACAACAAGTAATATTAACGATCAGACGCGTTTTGAAAAATTGTATAATAAAGTGGGAGTTGCATATGAAAACTCTCTTTTAGGGAAATTCAACTTTTTTGTAGACGATTACAGATCAAATTTTAAGTATGACAGGATTATAGTTTTTAATGACGGAAGAATTATTCCGGATAATTTATACCAACAGATAAATAATTTTGGAGGACAATATGAATATCAGAAAAACAAATGGAATGGCCGTTTTTTATATTCTAGATCAATCACAAATGTGTCGCTTTCTGATTTAGACGCTAAGTTGAGGTATAATCTTAATGAGAAAATACAATTTGATTTTAGATATAGAAATGTCAATAAATTACCAAATAACAATTATAATTTGTATCAAAGTAGTTACGTAAAGTACAATTGGTCAAATAATTTTAAGAACGAAAAAATCAATTCGCTTAGTGCAAATGTTTATACACCGTGGTTAAATGCTGAGGTTGAATATTCTGTTTTAAATGATCACTTGTATTTTAAAGATGATTCATCACCAACGGAAATTGCAGCTCAAACACAAATTATAAAACCGGCTCAATACGGAAATGCTATTAATTATTTGACTATAAAAGCTAGCAGAGAGTTCAAATTTGGACCTTTTGGTTTTGATAATACACTTTTATACCAAAAAGTAGATCAATCTAATTTGATTTTAAATGTACCTGATTTTGTAACCAGAAATACATTTTATTACTCAGGGTATTTCTTTAAGAAAGCCTTGTTCATGCAAACCGGAGTTGTATTTAATTATTTTACCAAATATTATGGTAATGATTATAATCCGGTGGTTGGAGAATTTTTTATTCAGGAAAATAAAAAGATTGGTGGTTATCCATTATTTGATTTATTCGTAAATGCAAGAATTCGTCAGACTCGTTTTTATTTAAAAGCAGAACATATAAATTCTATTTTTTCTAAAAGCGATTATTATTCAGCACCTAATAACCCTTATCGTGATTTTGTTATCCGATTTGGTTTAGTTTGGAATTTCTTCCAATAAAATTAAGTTCTGATTACATTAGAAACCAAATATTAAATTAAAATAGAAATGGACTTTTCAAAAAACATTTTAGAAACAATTGGTAATACGCCATTGGTTAAACTCAACAAGATTGTTGCTGAAATTGATGCCTTGGTATTGGCAAAAGTCGAAACTTTTAATCCGGGGAATTCTGTAAAAGACAGAATGGCCGTAAAAATGATTGAAGACGCAGAGGCAGATGGCAGATTAAAACCTGGAGGAACTATTATTGAGGGAACTTCTGGTAATACAGGAATGGGATTAGCACTTGTGGCAATCATAAAAGGATACAAGCTGATTTGTGTAATATCAGATAAGCAGTCTAAAGAAAAAATGGATATTTTACGTGCCGTTGGTGCAAAAGTAGTGGTTTGTCCTACTGATGTTGAACCAACAGATCCACGTTCTTATTATTCGGTTTCTAAACGTTTAGCTTCAGAAACGCCTAATTCATGGTATGTGAATCAATACGATAACATGTCTAATTCATTGGCACATTACGAGCAAACTGGACCAGAAATCTGGAAACAAACAGATGGTAAAATCACACATTTTGTGGTTGGAGTAGGAACCGGAGGAACAATTTCAGGAGTTGGAAGATACTTGAAAGAGAAAAATCCAAATATTAAAATTTGGGGAATTGATACTTATGGATCTGTTTTTAAAAAATACCACGAAACTGGAATTTTTGATGAAAATGAGATTTACTCTTATATAACCGAAGGGATTGGAGAAGACATTTTACCTAAAAATGTTGACTTTTCATTAATCGATGGTTTTACAAAAGTAACCGATAAAGATGCTGCGGTTTATACAAGAAAAATTGCTCTTGAAGAAGCTATTTTTGTTGGAAATTCAGCTGGAGCTTGTATTAAAGGTTTGTTACAATTAAAAGAACATTTTAAACCTGATGATGTTGTTGTGGTTCTTTTTCACGATTCAGGAAGTCGTTATGTTGGTAAAATGTTTAATGACGATTGGATGCGTGAGCGTGGTTTCTTAGAAGAAAACGTAACAAAAGCCGAAGATGTAATTAAAGATCATATCGATAAACAATTGATCGTTGTTCGTACAGAAGAGTTAGTTTCGCACGCAATTGAGCGTATGCGTAAGTATAAAATTTCTCAAATTCCGGTTGTAGATATTAACGGATTTGTTGGTTCTGTAGACGAAACAGATTTGTTTAGAAGTTATGTTGCTGATAAAAACGTAGCTGAAAAACCAATTAAAGAAGTAATGGGAAAACCTTTTCCTATTGTGAAATTAGGAACACCAATAGAAGAAGTTTCTAAATTATTTACAAAAGAAAATGATGCTGTTTTAGTAGATCTTGAAAATGGAAATCATCATATTATTACAAAATATGATATCATTGGATCGATAAAATAATACAATTTTTATAATTTTATAAAACCATAAATCTAATTATTGAGATTAGATTTATGGTTTTTTTTAGCTTAAATAAATTTTAAAATGAACTTTACCGCGATAGATTTTGAAACAGCGACAGGACATCATCCATGCTCTGTTGGAATTGTTACCGTACAAAACGGAATAATTGTAGACGAGTTTGTTACTTTGATTAAACCGCCTAATAACGAGTATAATCCCTATACAATTCGGGTTCATGGTATTTATCCAAGAGATACTGTGAATGCTAAATCATTTTTGCAAGTTTATCCAGAAATCGAAAAAAGATTAAAAAGTAGAGTAGTAGTAGCACATAACGAAAGTTTTGATCGTAATGTTCTGGCTAAATCAATGGCATTTTATGGTTTGAATTACGAAGATTTGAATATTGCTCCTAAATGGGAATGCACTGTCAAGATCTATAAAGCAAAAGGCTTAAAACCAACTAAATTAAGTGATTGTTGCAGGGAAATGAAGATTCAGTTAAGTCATCACGAAGCATTGTCTGATGCGAGAGCATGCGCTAAATTATATATGTTGAGATAAATATAATATTTTGTAAGATTAGTATTATTTTTTTAATTAAATTTAGGCTTTTATAAATCATCATAAAAGCCAAAAAATGAAAGAAGATTTTCTTCATTATCTCTGGAAATTCAAGAAGTTTGAAACCTTGAATTTAAGAACTACACAAAATGAATCCGTTACTATTATTAAAACCGGAGATTACTTAGAACTTTCC
This genomic window from Flavobacterium sp. 9 contains:
- a CDS encoding pyridoxal-phosphate dependent enzyme, with protein sequence MDFSKNILETIGNTPLVKLNKIVAEIDALVLAKVETFNPGNSVKDRMAVKMIEDAEADGRLKPGGTIIEGTSGNTGMGLALVAIIKGYKLICVISDKQSKEKMDILRAVGAKVVVCPTDVEPTDPRSYYSVSKRLASETPNSWYVNQYDNMSNSLAHYEQTGPEIWKQTDGKITHFVVGVGTGGTISGVGRYLKEKNPNIKIWGIDTYGSVFKKYHETGIFDENEIYSYITEGIGEDILPKNVDFSLIDGFTKVTDKDAAVYTRKIALEEAIFVGNSAGACIKGLLQLKEHFKPDDVVVVLFHDSGSRYVGKMFNDDWMRERGFLEENVTKAEDVIKDHIDKQLIVVRTEELVSHAIERMRKYKISQIPVVDINGFVGSVDETDLFRSYVADKNVAEKPIKEVMGKPFPIVKLGTPIEEVSKLFTKENDAVLVDLENGNHHIITKYDIIGSIK
- a CDS encoding nuclear transport factor 2 family protein; this encodes MRKIYFLCFLFMLNSLFAQKKDKLNPIAVYEKVWQERNSDARLKLIKTIWLDDSTFEDPSASIKGSVALNNVINEFYKKYPDAVLTSDKKVVKDNYVSWGWKILDSKNKLIMGGRDFARLNGKGQVSKIISFWDSEVTLTEAEILKNLETDNFKVVAQYFEGLFKTRNLTAISALVEEGAVYSQAEGLPYGGTYTGFTEWTKMYAKSSEFFDLEIEKEPVYFSDATKNEVIIYFTIKCKAKKSGKFLSMPISEHFDLKNGKITAIRPFYFDTKQFAEFLKSKK
- a CDS encoding NAD(P)H-dependent oxidoreductase yields the protein MKNLIIYAHPNSASLNHFFKQTVVESLEKKGEEVIVRDLNEINFNPVLSLEDMQGQRMGKVADEIKTEQDFITWADQVIFIYPIWWTGMPAIMKGFIDRVFSYGFAYRYDQGVQKGLLTGKKAIIINSHGKANAEYEAMGMDKALALTSDTGIFTYCGLEIQKHFYFDKADRASAESIEVWENQIKMTFKFTGEILN
- a CDS encoding putative porin, with product MRIFIFLYLLVVPTLLFSQEKTVPKNGLDMNTKYSSITDTVKKKKSLVATIDQYKIITLEHDTTYVDTSLTLKSAYRQNHLRKDTFGLLPFSNIGQTYNTLQYNLTSFSPYPEIGFKGKHFNYMEASDIKYYSAATPLTELFFNTTINKGQNVDSFITLNTSKNLNFSIAYKGLRSEGDYINQLVSAGNFRFTTSYATTSRRYALNAHFVSQDISNEENGGITTPTDFESDNKDYKNRQRLQVYLTDAKSFLKGRRLFFDHAFRINPTNGSNNLYVTHQFNYEYKFFEYNQPTVISTVDNGPVERFGESYTTSNINDQTRFEKLYNKVGVAYENSLLGKFNFFVDDYRSNFKYDRIIVFNDGRIIPDNLYQQINNFGGQYEYQKNKWNGRFLYSRSITNVSLSDLDAKLRYNLNEKIQFDFRYRNVNKLPNNNYNLYQSSYVKYNWSNNFKNEKINSLSANVYTPWLNAEVEYSVLNDHLYFKDDSSPTEIAAQTQIIKPAQYGNAINYLTIKASREFKFGPFGFDNTLLYQKVDQSNLILNVPDFVTRNTFYYSGYFFKKALFMQTGVVFNYFTKYYGNDYNPVVGEFFIQENKKIGGYPLFDLFVNARIRQTRFYLKAEHINSIFSKSDYYSAPNNPYRDFVIRFGLVWNFFQ
- a CDS encoding 3'-5' exonuclease; this translates as MNFTAIDFETATGHHPCSVGIVTVQNGIIVDEFVTLIKPPNNEYNPYTIRVHGIYPRDTVNAKSFLQVYPEIEKRLKSRVVVAHNESFDRNVLAKSMAFYGLNYEDLNIAPKWECTVKIYKAKGLKPTKLSDCCREMKIQLSHHEALSDARACAKLYMLR
- a CDS encoding ribonuclease HII; protein product: MLAKNFSGFVLETGTDEAGRGCLAGPVTAAAIILPADFEHEILNDSKQLSEKTRASLKPILEEHAVSFAVTHLFPAEIDEINILNASMKGMQECILKLNQVPEYIIVDGNRSLNAKLGLKNTTGKQFSKAEIELLKSIPNQSIIKGDAKFLSIAAASVLAKTYRDEYMDQIHEEFPMYNWKKNKGYPTKEHREAIKKYGPTKYHRMSFRLLPDQLEFEF
- a CDS encoding RagB/SusD family nutrient uptake outer membrane protein, whose amino-acid sequence is MKSNYIKQVLLLIVIVFLGACSEDFSEKKPTEFVDYDGATRTTENLMTLLNGIHRSLYITYEDQSQGGLGGLMQQTDIAGDDVVFPITNGWFLQVYNWSALSNENSQDIRFPYRTYYRIIRNANTIINATDTAIGSGKDKNIVKGQALLYRAFCHFQLVQLYGKRYVNGETNSQLGVPIILTVGNGNFPRSTVEEVYAQINKDLDEANILLVGYVKLNNSHLNLKVAQGLKARVALTQGDWQIAADYANKARSGMSLMSIADYGTGFNDYNNKEWMWGSHINEVQTQYFGNFGAYMSRNFNSTVIRSCPKAINSKLYAMIPSTDVRSTIFSVDGQHPNLSLASNFAKFPYTSQKFLSISTGDSRCDVPYMRAAEMYLIEAEAKARLGQADAATILFDFEKARNPEYVLSTNTGQALVDEILLQRRIELWGEGFRFFDLKRTNSSLDRTDSNHDSGITNGVLIVPSGDKRWQWLIPKVEINANPLVEQNEL
- a CDS encoding SusC/RagA family TonB-linked outer membrane protein, encoding MRLKFTCLLTFLALIMMQFSFAQERMISGIVSDNSGPIPGANVTVKGTKSSAQTDLDGKYAVKAKTGDILVFSYMGMQDAVVTIGASSTVNTKLKEDGKELDEVVVVAYGKAKKSSYTGSATQIKSEQLENRPLTNALSVLEGSTSGVQVQSSAGQPGSAPEVRIRGFSSVNGSNTPLYVVDGVPFAGDISNINSNDIESLTVLKDASSTSLYGSKAANGVIIITTKTGKSNKDKFSLNVSTGMTSRSIKDYKRVDAYQYYPLEWEAIRNSRPMATQAQIDAANIYASGRVGTVLVTNPFNVPIGSVVGTDGKLNPNAQLLYPQDLDWEKQLERAGVRQNVDFSYQGKSEKSNYFASLGHLNEEGYIRNTGFERTTGRLNLNTSLNNWFKTGVNISGTLTNSKLGTDGVANTNSFNNPFRTIRYMGPIYPVFDHTENGDYVLDDNGERVYSTLRGSGASNGRNIVYETLNNTDVKKGLALSGRTFFEISFLKDFKFTTNASIDKTYSNRTYSYNTLIGDGSPTGLMSKEDRIFTGVTYNQLLNYSKKIGNHSVTALLGHESFDYERNWTAGVKTGQVAPDNIEFINYATVTTLESITRNYSTESYFSRVGYDYMDKYIFSASLRRDSSSKFAKDNQWGNFWSFSGAWIVSKENFLSDVSWVNDLKLRASMGQVGNDSHIASDRDEDGTITNGLNYYIGQSTYKLGNDNGGEGGVIIYGSAATDLKWEVNTQKDVAVEFGLFKNRLKGSIEYYNRNTDGLIFDVPNALSSGLDYRVENIGSMVNKGFEITLDGVILKTNDFSWSLNVNASTISNKITKLPQKEIIDGTKKLTVGSSIYDYWLRDWYGVDPADGYALYVADPNLIVAGDSTQRVVNGVNVTTDQNKALYHYAGSAIPDLFGSFGNTFKY